The Rosa rugosa chromosome 3, drRosRugo1.1, whole genome shotgun sequence sequence ATGGGAATTCAGCTGCCGACGACCTCGAAAGTTTACGGGGAAAGCCGCTTTCTGTTGGTAACTGTGATTTTCTTAGCTCTTACTTCATTGATCTCAATCTAATGAGTTGAATGTTGATGCTTGAATTTTTGGTGTTCATGTGAATAATGTAGCGGCCAGTTTGGGAGGGGGACCAGTAGACCGAAAATGGAAGCGAAAGTATGGAAATTTATACTACAGAATCGAATTTTGGTTCCAATTTGAACTTAGTGTTgttgttttgatttgatttgggttttgttttaatGCAATAGGTCAATGGTTACTCTGGCTTTGACTGTTCTTACGAGTTCACAAGCAATATTGATTGTGTGGTCGAAGCGAGCTGGCAAGTATGAGTATAGTGTTACCACTGCTAATTTTTCGGTGAGGACTACCGAGATAGTTGCATTCCACATTACACTTGAAAAGTTATTAGTGTCAATTTTTAGGTGACATAGAATTGGTTCTGTTTTGGGAAGTAGGTGGAGGCTTTGAAGTGTGCATTGTCGCTTGCTGCTTTGGCACGAATCTGGAATAATGAAGGTGTTACTGACGATAACAGGTCTATCTCTTAACTTGTACAATGCTATCAGTTGTAGTGTTGTTATAAGAGACTAGTCATTGCAAGAAGTATTGTGCATTCAGAATTTCTACGTGATAGACATGTTAAGGGGATTAAACCCAAATTTGCATGGTTCTGTTAAATTTTTCTTGACCATTTATGTTAGCTGTGTCATTGACTAGGTTGAGTACAACATTGGATGAAGTTATTGTATACCCGATTCCTGCAGCACTTTACCTAGTCAAAAATTTGCTTCAGGTTGGTTGTATGTTATCTGTTTGTATCAATAAGTTTGGTCTTCTTACTTCCTGATATGTGATTGCTTCAACTATTCATTTTTACTTGGCAGTACTATATATTTGCATATGTGGATGCCCCGGGTTATCAAATACTGAAGAACCTGAATATTATCAGCACTGGGGTCTTATACAGAATCATACTCAAGAGGAAGTAAGCCATGTTTACCATTTATGCTTGTCTTTGCCATTTTAGCTTATTACTCCCTATAGAGAGCTAATTGTAAAAGGTTCATTACTGGAAACTTTTACATAAGATCCATTTTATCTTACTAAGCTGCCATATACTTGCATCATAGATATAAGCAAACTAATGTCATGAGCCATTGTTCTTTACTCTATCGGTTGCAGGTTAAGTGAGATTCAATGGGCTGCTTTCATAATACTATGTGCAGGGTGCACTACGGCGCAGCTGAACCCAAGGTATTAATGATCACTACCATATCATTTTATTTCATATTATCTGATTGAAGTTGGCCGAGTATGTCTTTCAGTGAACTGTTTACTTGTTAGTTGGCATCTTTTGTCAACAGGTCCTTTCGATAAGATTGATCCATAGTGCTATACATGTTTACCACATGTTGATAATACCAAATCAATTCTATTGAATAAGTGAATGAGGAACTCAGGTCATTAAAAATTATGCCGCCTTAGTTATGTTTGAAAGCTGGAGTGTATTGGACATTGTTTACCACCTTTTAGTTTGTGTTTTATAAATGTCAGCTTCTTTTAATTCAATAATTTGGTTACATGGCATTCTTTTTGCAGTTCTGACCATGTTCTTCAAACTCCATTGCAAGGTTGGGTGATGGCCATTGTAAGTTTTTATCCTTTTTATAGTCTTAATACGAAttttatatattctttttttaaaatttgtttGCCGCAAGAAATGTTTTAGAGCTTGCAAAGTTTGTTATGGAGATCCTAAAACTTGTTTCTTTGCAGGTCATGGCACTTCTAAGTGGTTTTGCGGGAGTATACACCGAGGTGAATATTTAAGTAGATAGTCTCTTCTTCAATTCATGTTTAAAGCCTCATAATGGTCAAGTCACTCAGCATACTTGATTTGATCAAAAGTTGGGGTTTAAATTGTTTTTCATAGCTTTTAGAAAACTGGGATTTCACCCTTTTAACGAATAGTTTTTTGTTCTATGATTGCTTTAGAAAATCTATCTCTTATGTTTATTAATGCCTATGATATTGGCAGGCGATAATTAAAAAGCGGCCTTCAAGAAATATAAATGTGCAGAACTTCTGGTTGTACGTCTTTGGAATGGTCTTCAATGCTGCTGCTATAGTGATTCAAGATTTTGATGCAGTGGTGAACAAGTATATAAAACACTTCTCTCTATTTATGATCATGCATTTTCTGCTTACTATATGTTTAGAATTATGCCTGGATTCCAATTATGTTCAACTCATTCTTCTATATTCAGGGGCTTCTTCCATGGATACTCATTTATAACAGTTCTCATGATTCTCAACCATGCACTCAGGTATATTTCCTAGGATGCAAGATATT is a genomic window containing:
- the LOC133738461 gene encoding CMP-sialic acid transporter 4-like → MEYRKLKDQDEDGNSAADDLESLRGKPLSVAASLGGGPVDRKWKRKSMVTLALTVLTSSQAILIVWSKRAGKYEYSVTTANFSVEALKCALSLAALARIWNNEGVTDDNRLSTTLDEVIVYPIPAALYLVKNLLQYYIFAYVDAPGYQILKNLNIISTGVLYRIILKRKLSEIQWAAFIILCAGCTTAQLNPSSDHVLQTPLQGWVMAIVMALLSGFAGVYTEAIIKKRPSRNINVQNFWLYVFGMVFNAAAIVIQDFDAVVNKGFFHGYSFITVLMILNHALSGIAVSMVMKYADNIVKVYSTSVAMLLTAVVSVFLFGFHLSLAFFLGSIVVSVSVYLHSIGKVR